Proteins encoded within one genomic window of Flavobacterium oreochromis:
- a CDS encoding superoxide dismutase family protein — protein sequence MKKTIAFSLFMLAIYGSCQSSHITKNEIKVELTSKSDSKVTGTAIFSEKNGIITMVANMNGLTPGEHAIHLHEKADCSAPDGTSTGGHWNPTFKKHGKWGQAEYHRGDIGNFTADANGNAVVNFATDEWCIGCGDPARDITGKGLIIHKGVDDFTTQPTGNAGGRIACAGILK from the coding sequence ATGAAAAAAACAATTGCATTTAGTCTTTTCATGTTGGCAATATATGGTAGCTGTCAAAGTTCACATATTACTAAAAATGAAATAAAAGTTGAACTTACTTCAAAAAGTGATAGTAAAGTAACTGGTACCGCTATATTTTCAGAAAAAAATGGTATCATCACAATGGTAGCAAATATGAATGGATTAACTCCTGGAGAACATGCTATTCATTTACATGAAAAAGCAGATTGTTCTGCTCCTGATGGTACTTCAACAGGCGGACACTGGAACCCTACTTTTAAAAAACATGGTAAATGGGGTCAAGCTGAATACCATAGAGGTGATATAGGAAACTTTACTGCTGATGCAAATGGCAATGCAGTGGTGAATTTTGCTACTGACGAGTGGTGTATTGGTTGCGGTGATCCTGCCAGAGATATAACAGGTAAAGGTTTAATCATCCATAAAGGTGTTGATGATTTTACAACACAACCAACCGGTAATGCTGGAGGTCGAATTGCTTGTGCTGGTATCTTAAAATAA
- a CDS encoding acyl-CoA dehydrogenase family protein, translating into MEDITRGGQFLVKETKCENVFTPEDFSEEQIMMRDSIKEFVDKELWAQKPRFEKKDYAYTEEVMRKAGELGFLGVAVPEAYGGLGMGFVSTMLTCDYISGATGSFSTAFGAHTGIGTMPITLYGTEEQRLKYVPKLASGEWFGAYCLTEPGAGSDANSGKTKAELAADGKTYKINGQKMWISNAGFCNLMIVFARIEDDKNITGFIVEYDPANPNGITLGEEEHKLGIRSSSTRQVFFNDTVVPVENMLAGRGEGFKIAMNALNVGRIKLAAACLDAQRRTITEAVKYANERIQFKTPIANFGAIQAKLANMATNAYIDEAASYRAAKDIETRIQLREAEGKSHQEAELKGVEEFAIECSILKVAVSEDVQSCTDEGIQIFGGMGFSEETPMESAWRDARIARIYEGTNEINRMLSVGMLIKKAMKGQVDLLGPAMKVAEELMGIPDFNIPDYTELFAEEKELIGKLKKAFLMVAGSAVQKFGPDLEKHQQLLMAASDMLIEIYMAESGILRTEKLAKAKGAENIKEQIAMAQLYLYQAVDIVSQKGKEGIVSFAEGDEQRMMLMGLRRFTKYTNMPNVVALRETITAKMIAENGYCY; encoded by the coding sequence TGAAAACGTTTTTACTCCAGAAGATTTTTCTGAGGAGCAAATCATGATGCGTGATTCTATAAAAGAATTCGTTGATAAAGAATTATGGGCTCAAAAACCAAGATTTGAGAAAAAAGACTACGCTTATACTGAAGAAGTTATGCGTAAAGCAGGTGAACTTGGTTTCCTAGGCGTAGCAGTTCCTGAAGCTTACGGAGGTTTAGGAATGGGATTTGTATCTACTATGCTAACTTGTGATTACATTTCTGGAGCAACTGGATCTTTCTCAACTGCTTTTGGTGCACACACCGGTATTGGTACTATGCCAATTACTTTATATGGTACAGAAGAACAACGTTTAAAATATGTACCTAAATTAGCTTCAGGCGAATGGTTTGGTGCTTACTGTTTAACAGAGCCCGGAGCAGGATCAGATGCTAATTCAGGAAAAACAAAAGCGGAATTAGCTGCTGATGGCAAAACATACAAAATCAATGGACAAAAAATGTGGATCTCTAATGCAGGTTTCTGTAATTTAATGATCGTTTTTGCTCGTATTGAAGATGATAAAAATATCACTGGTTTTATTGTTGAGTATGATCCAGCAAATCCTAACGGAATTACTTTAGGTGAAGAAGAGCACAAATTAGGTATTCGTTCTTCTTCTACTCGTCAAGTTTTCTTCAACGATACAGTCGTACCAGTTGAAAATATGTTAGCAGGTCGTGGAGAAGGATTTAAAATTGCTATGAATGCTTTAAACGTAGGTCGTATTAAATTAGCAGCTGCTTGTTTAGATGCACAACGTCGTACGATTACAGAAGCAGTAAAATATGCAAATGAAAGAATCCAATTTAAAACACCTATCGCTAACTTTGGTGCTATTCAAGCTAAATTAGCGAATATGGCTACTAATGCTTATATTGATGAAGCAGCTTCTTACCGCGCTGCTAAAGATATTGAAACGAGAATTCAATTACGTGAAGCAGAAGGCAAATCACACCAAGAAGCTGAATTAAAAGGAGTGGAAGAATTTGCTATTGAATGTTCTATCCTAAAAGTAGCTGTTTCTGAAGACGTACAAAGCTGTACTGACGAAGGAATCCAAATTTTTGGTGGTATGGGATTCTCTGAAGAAACTCCTATGGAATCAGCTTGGAGAGATGCTCGTATTGCACGTATCTACGAAGGAACAAACGAAATCAACCGTATGTTATCAGTAGGTATGTTAATCAAAAAAGCGATGAAAGGTCAAGTGGATTTATTAGGACCTGCAATGAAAGTTGCTGAAGAATTAATGGGTATTCCTGATTTCAATATTCCTGATTACACAGAATTATTTGCTGAAGAAAAAGAATTAATCGGCAAATTGAAAAAAGCATTTTTAATGGTAGCAGGATCTGCTGTACAAAAATTTGGTCCAGATTTAGAGAAGCACCAACAATTACTAATGGCTGCTTCAGATATGTTAATTGAAATTTACATGGCTGAATCAGGAATTTTACGTACAGAAAAATTAGCTAAAGCTAAAGGTGCTGAAAATATAAAAGAACAAATTGCAATGGCGCAATTATACTTATATCAAGCTGTAGACATCGTTTCTCAAAAAGGAAAAGAAGGAATTGTTTCTTTTGCTGAAGGAGATGAGCAACGTATGATGTTAATGGGATTACGCCGTTTTACAAAATATACCAATATGCCAAATGTAGTAGCATTACGCGAAACAATTACTGCAAAAATGATTGCAGAAAATGGATATTGCTATTAA